The following DNA comes from Candidatus Methylacidiphilum fumarolicum.
GAGGATATCATGCAATGCCACAAATTTATGGTGAAGGCTGGATGGTTGTTGGTGATGCAGCCATGTTTGTTAATTCTATTCATAGAGAAGGATCGAATCTGGCTATGGAATCAGGGAGGTTGGCTGCCGAAACGGTCATTGAAATTAAAAAGAAAAAAGGAAGGTTTAATAAGGAGAATTTGGCTCTCTATAAAGAAAAACTCGAAAAGAGTTTTGTCCTGAAGGACCTCAGGAAGTACAAGAATTTTCATGCTTTGATTGGAAAAAATCGGCATTTCTTGACCACCTATCCAGAAATTATGAATGATTCTCTGTTCTCTCTTCTTAAAGTGGATGGAGTAGATAAGAGAACGAAGGAAAAAGAGACGATCAAAAATATCCTAAAGAAAAGATCGGTTTCAGGTATTCTTCAAGACGCAATTCAGCTATGGAGGGCTACAAGATGATTCAGATTGAGGAAAAACTCTACCAGAATCGCTATCGAGTGGATGAAGGCAGGCCTCATATTAAAATAAAGAATCGAGAAACCTGCACACTCTGTTATGACAAAAGTTGTACTGTGCTTTGTCCAGCCGGCTGCTATAGGAAGAATGAGACGGAGGAGGTGACATTGATTACTGACGGCTGTCTGGAGTGTGGAACTTGTCAGATCATCTGCATGGAGCATAAAAATATCCAATGGGAATATCCTAGAGGTGGCTTTGGGATCCTCTATAAGTTTGGATGAGCCGTTCTGTTAGACTTACTCATTTCAGCTCGTCAGCCGAAACAAAGATGACTTCCTGCCTCATCGAGGCCAGTTTTACCGCCGTCTTGCGACGACGGCTAGAACCTTCCCCTCTATAGGCTTCAGATCCATCAGAACTCGCCGTAGACCTGCCTTGTACTGCCAAGCCATACGCTAAGGGATTCTTGTCTGCATTCACGTCCCGGTCCTGGAGGGTTCCACAGTCCGGGTAGGTCCACTGGCAAACCACCACGCCGCAGAACTGACGGCATGCGATGCTTTTGGAGAGCTTAACCCATAATAGCGAGCTACCGCTTGTTTGGAATCCCGATGAGGAGGATTGTTCTGAGGTGGACGACTCCAGGCTCAGGAGGGGTGTCATTTTGGATAGCCAAGATAACACGCTAATTTTATCCCGCTTTCCCCGGAGAATGAAACAGCCTTGGCAATCCCGAGTCATCCCGTTACAAAACCAAGCTAAAAAAAAACTCGGGTCAGGCGTAAGTAAGCCCCGAGTTTGTTTTTAAGAACAGAACTTCTCAAGATAATAACTTATCCTTTTTTATGAGAATAAGGAGCATTGAGAGCATTGATCAGTTTTTTGGCTCCTTGTGGCACGGCAACCTTTCCACTCAGAATTTCTGAAGCAGTAAGATCTTTGTGGTAATATCTTTTGTTAGTGTCTTTAGATTCTGCTATATCAAGACCGCTTAAGGCAAGTCCTCCAAAGAATCCTTTACTCCTTTTATAAACATATATATGAGATTTGGGCTTGTGTTCAGATTCGGTGGTTGGTCCAGCAACTCCTTCCATTTCCCCTTTTAGTTTAAATTTCCCACCCTTAGCAAAGGTGTTGACCGCCTTTTTGGTGTTCATAATAATAACATAATGGGATGTTTCACCTCCTGCTTGCAGTCCAAAGCCCATACCAGAGGCTGAAATGGCTGAAGGAGCGGTCCAACTGTTTCCTTTCCTAGCGACAACTAACCCATGGCCACTTTCTCCGCTAAAAATAAAACCCGCTTCCGAAACCCTTAGCACGGCAATGCCCTTCGCATTGTTGAAAACAGATTGAGGAATCCCGTTTTTGGGATCTCTTTTGAATTCTTTAATGACAGCGGTAGAATGGTCAATGGTTCGTTGAAAATCCCATGATGCCCAAGCTGGTGCTGTCGAAAAAAACAAGCTTAGTAACAAAAACAGGCTAGCATGGATAACTCCTCTATTGCCTATTGAAAAAAGTTTCATATAAATTCCTCCTCGATAATTCCTTTTTTTTAATTTTTTTAATAGTATAATGAGTAGATTGACTTGACTTTTAAATAATAAGGTCTTTGAGATCAAGGAAAAACTTTAAAAAAAGCCTGTCGCTCGAAGATATTTTTCTTGGTAATAAAAAAGAAAGGCTGAAGCTACTATTTTAATGTTTCAACTTCCTTATGCCTATTCATAATTTTGATCAATTCATTCAAAAACTTGAAGAAGCGGGAGAACTTATTCGGATTAGCGAGCCGGTGCACACGGAACTGGAAATAACTGTGCTTGCTGATCGAGAAATGAAAAGTCCTGGGGGAGGTTATGCTCTTCTTATCGAAAAACCCATTTTATTAAAAGGTAAAATTTCCCGATTTCCTCTTTTAATCAATGCTTTTGGATCCTGGAAAAGAATGGAAATTGTCCTAGGCCGAAAGCTCGCTGAGTTGGTGGAGGAGATCGAAAGTCTTCTGAAACCCGAAGGACCTAAAAGCATCTTTGAGGGTTGGAAAATGATCCGTAAAGGGATCGATTTTTTTAAATCCCAGCCCAGACTGGTCGGATTGGCTCCATGTCAAGAGGAAGTGGTACTTCTAGAAGATGAGAATCCTCCTATGGGGCTACTAGATCTGCCAGTTTTAAAATGTTGGCCTAAAGATGGAGGGGCCTATATAACCCTTCCACAAGTCTTTTCCGTAGATCCCTATACTGGGAAAAGAAACGTAGGCATGTATAGGATTCAAATATTTGATCAAAAGACAGCTGCCATGCATTGGCAAGTCCATAAAGTTGGGGCACGACATGGCCAGGAATATGCCAAAGAAGGAATACAAATGCCCGTTGCGATTTGTTTAGGAGGGGATCCGCTCATGACTTTTGCTGCCACAGCCCCCCTTCCCGATGGTGTGGATGAGGTGGTCTTTGCGGGATTTTTAAGAAAGGAAGGCATCCCGATGGTCAAATGTAAAACAATCGAACTGGAGGTGCCCGCAGAATCGGATATCGTTATTGAAGGAGTAGTTGATCCTCTGGACTTAAGGCCTGAAGGACCATTTGGAGATCATACAGGCTTTTATACCCCAATAGACTTATATCCTGTTTTTCATGCCAAAGCCATAACGTTTCGGAAAAAGGCGGTCTTTCCTGCAACAATAGTTGGGAAGCCGCCAATGGAAGATTATTATCTAGGGACGACCAGTCTGAAGTTGTTTTTGCCCCTATTAAAGATGAATTTTCCTGAAATTGTCAATATTGCTCTGCCACCGGAAGGAGTGTTTCACAATTTGTTGTTTGTATCGATCAAAAAACAATATCCTTATCAGGCTTATAAAGTGATGCATGGATTATGGGGCATGGGGCAGATGATGTTTTCCAAAATTATTATCGTTGTGGATGAAGATGTTGACGTTGACAATACTTCTGAGGTGCTTTTTCATCTTTGTGCAAATGTTGATCCAGAAAGGGACTTTTTGTTTACTCGTGGCCCATGCGACAGTCTAGATCATGCTCAGTCTGAAGCCAATATTGGATCGCATGTCGGGATAGATGCGACAAAAAAGCTTCCTGCTGAAGGCTATAAAAGAGTCTGGCCAGAAAAAATAACAATGGCTCAAGAGTTTATTAAAAAAGTCGAGGAAAAATTTCCAAGAAAATTAGAAAGAAGATCTTCATGAAGAAAATATTTGTCACAGGAGGGGCAGGCTTTTTGGGTTTTTCTACAGCCAAGCGTTTGCTTGAAACTGGTCATCAGGTTGTTGCCATTGATAATCTCAATCCATACTATTCGGTCAAACTTAAGGAAGCTCGACTAGCGATCCTCAAGCAATACAGTGCTTGCCAATTTGAAAGAGTGGATTTAATGGAGAAAAAAAAAATTGAGGAAATCTTTGCTTGGTTCAAACCAGAATGTGTCATTCATTTTGCTGCTCAAGCGGGCGTAAGATATAGTCTGACGAATCCTTATTCTTATGTTGAATCGAATGTCTCAGGAATGGTTCCTATTCTAGAATCTTGTCGGAAATATGGGGTTTATCATTTTCTTTTAGCAAGCTCTAGTTCCGTTTATGGAATGAATCGGCAAATCCCCTTTAAAGTAAGTGATCCTGCCGATCATCCTGTAAGTATTTATGCAGCCACGAAAAAGGCAGCTGAGCTGATTGCTCATGCCTACAGCCATCTTTTTTCTATTCCCATTAGTTGTATGCGCTTTTTCACTGTTTATGGCCCATGGGGAAGGCCCGATATGGCTTATTATAAGTTTGCTCAATCCATTTTTCTCAATAAATCGATCGATGTTTATGGAGAAGGCAAACTTAAAAGGGATTATACCTATGTCGATGATGTAGTAGAGGCTATCATTCGATTGATGGATCGAGCGCCCCAAAGGCAAAGGGAATCCGAGATAGATGGAATGAATCCTTCAGTAAGCACTGCTCCGTTTCGAATCCATAATATTGGCAATCGTCAACCGGCTGAAGTTATAGATCTCGTTAAGCTCATTGAGAAATACATGGGTAAGAAGGCGACTATCCACTACTTGCCAATTCCTCCAGGAGACGTCGAGTTGACATACGCAG
Coding sequences within:
- a CDS encoding ferredoxin family protein, which codes for MIQIEEKLYQNRYRVDEGRPHIKIKNRETCTLCYDKSCTVLCPAGCYRKNETEEVTLITDGCLECGTCQIICMEHKNIQWEYPRGGFGILYKFG
- a CDS encoding lipid-binding SYLF domain-containing protein; this translates as MKLFSIGNRGVIHASLFLLLSLFFSTAPAWASWDFQRTIDHSTAVIKEFKRDPKNGIPQSVFNNAKGIAVLRVSEAGFIFSGESGHGLVVARKGNSWTAPSAISASGMGFGLQAGGETSHYVIIMNTKKAVNTFAKGGKFKLKGEMEGVAGPTTESEHKPKSHIYVYKRSKGFFGGLALSGLDIAESKDTNKRYYHKDLTASEILSGKVAVPQGAKKLINALNAPYSHKKG
- a CDS encoding menaquinone biosynthesis decarboxylase, translating into MPIHNFDQFIQKLEEAGELIRISEPVHTELEITVLADREMKSPGGGYALLIEKPILLKGKISRFPLLINAFGSWKRMEIVLGRKLAELVEEIESLLKPEGPKSIFEGWKMIRKGIDFFKSQPRLVGLAPCQEEVVLLEDENPPMGLLDLPVLKCWPKDGGAYITLPQVFSVDPYTGKRNVGMYRIQIFDQKTAAMHWQVHKVGARHGQEYAKEGIQMPVAICLGGDPLMTFAATAPLPDGVDEVVFAGFLRKEGIPMVKCKTIELEVPAESDIVIEGVVDPLDLRPEGPFGDHTGFYTPIDLYPVFHAKAITFRKKAVFPATIVGKPPMEDYYLGTTSLKLFLPLLKMNFPEIVNIALPPEGVFHNLLFVSIKKQYPYQAYKVMHGLWGMGQMMFSKIIIVVDEDVDVDNTSEVLFHLCANVDPERDFLFTRGPCDSLDHAQSEANIGSHVGIDATKKLPAEGYKRVWPEKITMAQEFIKKVEEKFPRKLERRSS
- a CDS encoding NAD-dependent epimerase/dehydratase family protein — protein: MKKIFVTGGAGFLGFSTAKRLLETGHQVVAIDNLNPYYSVKLKEARLAILKQYSACQFERVDLMEKKKIEEIFAWFKPECVIHFAAQAGVRYSLTNPYSYVESNVSGMVPILESCRKYGVYHFLLASSSSVYGMNRQIPFKVSDPADHPVSIYAATKKAAELIAHAYSHLFSIPISCMRFFTVYGPWGRPDMAYYKFAQSIFLNKSIDVYGEGKLKRDYTYVDDVVEAIIRLMDRAPQRQRESEIDGMNPSVSTAPFRIHNIGNRQPAEVIDLVKLIEKYMGKKATIHYLPIPPGDVELTYADTSTLEKEIGYAPTTSLEEGICRFVEWFLKEGYLF